The Actinomadura sp. WMMB 499 genome includes a window with the following:
- a CDS encoding ABC transporter permease gives MTATTTAIPATASPARGAGFLTSLNLFTTRSLKHSFRDGESLLMAILLPVMLMLIFTYVLGGAMDVGGGGGREAYLSFVMPAIALTAAGFGASYTSVVVSNDMTTGFMNRLRTMPFPSVTVLLGHTASSMVRNMLATMVVILVGFAVGFRTDASVPQFLGAVGIIALWILMITCVFAMLGMLAGSAEAASGYGFILLFLPYISSGFARVESMPGWLRPIAEHQPMTPIIDTSRALLNGQSPGSAPWIGMLWCAGLMALAVWLTAVVFPRKVART, from the coding sequence ATGACCGCCACCACGACGGCGATCCCGGCGACCGCGTCCCCCGCCCGCGGCGCCGGTTTCCTCACCAGCCTGAACCTGTTCACCACCCGCAGCCTCAAGCACTCCTTCCGCGACGGCGAATCGCTGCTGATGGCGATCCTGCTGCCCGTCATGCTGATGCTGATCTTCACCTACGTCCTCGGCGGCGCGATGGACGTCGGCGGGGGCGGCGGGCGCGAGGCGTACCTGTCGTTCGTCATGCCCGCCATCGCCCTCACCGCCGCGGGCTTCGGCGCGTCCTACACGTCCGTCGTGGTCAGCAACGACATGACCACCGGATTCATGAACCGGCTGCGCACGATGCCGTTCCCGTCCGTGACCGTCCTGCTGGGGCACACCGCGTCCTCGATGGTGCGCAACATGCTGGCCACCATGGTGGTGATCCTCGTGGGCTTCGCCGTCGGCTTCCGCACCGACGCGAGCGTCCCGCAGTTCCTCGGCGCCGTCGGCATCATCGCGCTGTGGATCCTGATGATCACGTGCGTCTTCGCGATGCTTGGGATGCTGGCGGGCTCGGCCGAGGCCGCCAGCGGCTACGGCTTCATCCTGCTGTTCCTGCCCTACATCTCGAGCGGCTTCGCGCGCGTGGAGTCCATGCCGGGCTGGCTGCGGCCCATCGCGGAGCACCAGCCGATGACGCCGATCATCGACACGTCCCGCGCGCTGCTGAACGGCCAGTCCCCGGGCTCCGCGCCCTGGATCGGCATGCTCTGGTGCGCGGGCCTCATGGCCCTGGCCGTCTGGCTGACCGCCGTCGTCTTCCCCCGCAAGGTCGCCCGCACGTGA
- a CDS encoding TetR/AcrR family transcriptional regulator — MMRAREKILNAAARLFAERGLGVSLREIAVEAAQRNHSAVQYHFGDKSGLVDALYEFRMTPLNLRRRELLAELRVSGREGDLPALVECFVGPLSEHVLDHRGESWYLRFSSRYVLSGGYRHWPFSSDHHSGVNELVPLLHARLPDLTGERLRVVFLHTVMVLADVEQRFGDPGFGRGEAAAAAADLRVTATALLTAG, encoded by the coding sequence ATGATGCGAGCGCGCGAGAAGATCCTGAACGCGGCCGCGCGGCTGTTCGCCGAGCGCGGCCTCGGGGTGTCCCTGCGGGAGATCGCGGTCGAGGCGGCCCAGCGCAACCACTCGGCCGTCCAGTACCACTTCGGCGACAAGAGCGGACTGGTGGACGCGCTGTACGAGTTCCGGATGACGCCGCTGAACCTGCGCCGCCGGGAGCTCTTGGCGGAGCTGCGCGTTTCCGGGCGGGAGGGCGACCTTCCGGCGCTGGTCGAGTGCTTCGTCGGCCCGCTGTCCGAGCACGTCCTCGACCACCGGGGCGAGAGCTGGTACCTGCGTTTCTCCAGCCGCTACGTCCTGTCGGGCGGCTACCGCCACTGGCCGTTCTCCAGCGACCACCACTCCGGCGTGAACGAGCTGGTCCCGCTGCTCCACGCGCGGCTGCCGGACCTCACCGGGGAGCGGCTGCGGGTGGTGTTCCTGCACACGGTGATGGTGCTCGCCGACGTCGAGCAGCGGTTCGGCGATCCGGGCTTCGGTCGGGGGGAGGCCGCGGCCGCGGCGGCGGACCTGCGGGTCACCGCCACGGCCTTGCTCACGGCCGGCTGA
- a CDS encoding VOC family protein, whose product MKIGHLIVPAAGMEEQVAFYTSLGLAVKFRDGDRYAALTDGTTVIGLADETQQPVAGRTMPGIEVDDLDALAALLSAGEPVTGPHERRLVVRDPAGNPLVLYERLPAQP is encoded by the coding sequence ATGAAGATCGGTCATCTCATCGTCCCGGCCGCCGGGATGGAGGAGCAGGTCGCGTTCTACACCTCGCTCGGTCTGGCGGTGAAGTTCCGCGACGGCGACCGGTACGCCGCGCTGACCGACGGGACCACCGTCATCGGGCTGGCGGACGAGACGCAGCAGCCGGTCGCGGGCCGGACGATGCCCGGCATCGAGGTCGACGACCTGGACGCGCTCGCCGCGCTGCTGTCCGCCGGGGAACCGGTCACCGGCCCGCACGAGCGCCGGCTCGTGGTCCGCGACCCCGCGGGAAACCCGCTGGTCCTCTATGAGCGGCTGCCGGCGCAGCCTTGA
- a CDS encoding helix-turn-helix domain-containing protein, whose amino-acid sequence METVFQSEDLPPADRFGYWRECLSSTHAPLDMSSEHADDFRVRQRVLRLGAVTIWPATFQPMVCRRTPRLIRRSDPETYHLSLVRRGTAGASWGKNDVTYRPSDLHVQDSSRSCTTWAKGPGTIDTVGLEMPRNLLSLPQSLADRMIGRPVPGVEGIGALLSGFLVQLSSDAGTYRPSDGSRLGTVLIDLVSALFAHTVEAERELAPESRQRTLVLTVRAFIERHLHDPALTPASIAAAHHISLSYLHRVFQPDGTTVAVWIRRRRLERARRDLTDPALGGLQVGQIAARWGFSHPAVFTRAFRAAYDVSPSEFRRARREPDPA is encoded by the coding sequence ATGGAGACCGTCTTCCAGAGCGAGGACCTGCCGCCCGCCGACCGCTTCGGCTACTGGCGCGAATGCCTGAGCAGCACCCACGCGCCCCTGGACATGAGCAGTGAGCACGCTGACGACTTCCGCGTGCGGCAGCGCGTGCTGCGGCTCGGCGCGGTGACGATCTGGCCCGCGACCTTCCAGCCGATGGTCTGCCGACGGACGCCGCGGCTCATCCGCCGCTCGGACCCCGAGACCTACCACCTCTCACTCGTCCGGCGGGGCACGGCGGGCGCCTCCTGGGGCAAGAACGACGTGACCTACCGGCCGTCCGATCTCCACGTCCAGGACAGCTCTCGCAGCTGCACGACGTGGGCGAAGGGGCCCGGGACGATCGACACGGTCGGGCTCGAGATGCCCCGGAACCTGCTGTCGCTGCCGCAGAGCCTGGCCGACCGGATGATCGGCCGCCCCGTACCGGGCGTGGAAGGGATCGGCGCGCTGCTGTCCGGCTTCCTCGTTCAGCTCAGCTCCGACGCCGGTACCTACCGGCCGTCCGACGGTTCACGACTCGGGACGGTGCTGATCGATCTCGTGTCGGCGCTCTTCGCGCACACCGTCGAGGCCGAGCGCGAGCTCGCCCCCGAATCCCGGCAGCGGACGCTCGTGCTGACCGTCCGGGCGTTCATCGAACGGCACCTGCACGATCCGGCGCTCACCCCGGCGTCCATCGCGGCCGCCCACCACATCTCGCTCAGCTACCTGCACCGGGTCTTCCAGCCGGACGGCACGACCGTGGCCGTCTGGATCCGGCGGCGCCGCCTGGAGCGCGCCCGCCGCGACCTCACCGATCCCGCGCTGGGCGGCCTGCAGGTCGGCCAGATCGCCGCCCGCTGGGGCTTCTCCCATCCGGCGGTCTTCACCCGCGCGTTCCGCGCCGCCTACGACGTCTCGCCCAGCGAGTTCCGCCGGGCCCGCCGGGAGCCGGATCCGGCATGA
- a CDS encoding NUDIX hydrolase: MTAAEPSAAYERLRRDHPDLFADPPDAPVRILPSVPATGGPYGVCYRDPYITVVRDPVEFPGGGVGGHVRVLPTSLRGGAAVLPVCGDRIVLVRHFRHSTRQWHWEIPRGFAEPGESPERTARRELHEEIGVTALDLTSLGRLHTDTGISGGAVELFWARVDPPTRVDADEGIESVALLDPRELDVLQDRGDLTDSFTLAALLHVQRRSLPPFSRS, from the coding sequence GTGACCGCCGCCGAGCCGTCCGCCGCGTACGAACGCCTCCGGCGGGACCACCCGGACCTGTTCGCCGATCCGCCGGACGCCCCGGTGCGGATCCTGCCGTCCGTGCCGGCCACCGGCGGCCCCTACGGCGTCTGCTACCGGGACCCGTACATCACCGTCGTGCGCGACCCGGTGGAGTTCCCGGGCGGCGGCGTCGGCGGGCACGTCCGCGTGCTGCCGACGTCCTTGCGCGGCGGGGCGGCCGTCCTTCCCGTGTGCGGCGACCGGATCGTCCTGGTCCGGCATTTCCGGCATTCCACTCGGCAGTGGCACTGGGAGATCCCCCGCGGCTTCGCCGAACCGGGCGAGTCGCCGGAGCGGACCGCCCGGCGCGAGCTGCACGAGGAGATCGGCGTCACCGCCCTGGACCTGACGTCGCTGGGGCGGCTGCACACCGACACCGGGATCTCGGGCGGCGCCGTCGAGCTCTTCTGGGCCCGCGTCGACCCGCCGACCCGCGTCGACGCCGATGAGGGCATCGAGAGCGTCGCACTGCTCGACCCCCGCGAACTGGACGTCCTGCAGGACCGGGGCGATCTCACCGACTCCTTCACCCTCGCCGCGCTCCTGCACGTCCAGCGGCGCTCCCTGCCGCCGTTCAGCCGCAGCTAG
- the orn gene encoding oligoribonuclease — protein sequence MNERLVWIDCEMTGLDLRRDALIEIAALVTDSELNILDEGVDIVIKPPPESVTQMTGIVRDMHTTSGLLDVLSSGVTLAEAEKTVLDYVRGHVKDANKAPLCGNSIATDRSFLARDMPSLDAHLHYRMVDVSSIKELARRWYPRAYFASPEKKGGHRALADITESIQELRYYRAAVFVPQPGPDTDTARALATEISG from the coding sequence ATGAACGAGCGGCTGGTCTGGATAGATTGCGAGATGACGGGGCTCGACCTGCGCAGGGACGCCCTGATCGAGATAGCCGCGCTGGTGACCGACAGCGAGCTGAACATCCTCGACGAGGGCGTCGACATCGTCATCAAGCCCCCGCCGGAGTCCGTCACCCAGATGACCGGGATCGTCCGGGACATGCACACGACGTCCGGGCTCCTCGACGTCCTCTCCTCCGGCGTCACGCTCGCCGAGGCCGAGAAGACCGTCCTCGACTACGTCCGCGGCCACGTCAAGGACGCCAACAAGGCGCCCCTGTGCGGCAACTCCATCGCCACCGACCGGTCGTTCCTCGCCCGGGACATGCCGTCCCTGGACGCCCACCTGCACTACCGCATGGTCGACGTCTCCTCGATCAAGGAACTGGCCCGGCGCTGGTACCCCCGCGCGTACTTCGCCAGCCCGGAGAAGAAGGGCGGCCACCGCGCCCTCGCCGACATCACCGAGAGCATCCAGGAACTGCGCTACTACCGCGCCGCCGTGTTCGTCCCCCAGCCGGGCCCCGACACCGACACCGCCCGCGCCCTCGCCACCGAGATCTCCGGCTGA
- a CDS encoding sulfatase-like hydrolase/transferase, whose product MDDTGFAQLGCFGSDIATPNMDRLAASGLRYNRFHVTALCSPSRASFLTGRNHHAVGLGFLADIPLEHHGYTARLGRPRRLTPWGRTPPVGRCVQRPADVSGLRHGHHGRARQARTSGRSVPALR is encoded by the coding sequence CTGGACGACACCGGCTTCGCCCAGCTCGGCTGCTTCGGCTCCGACATCGCCACACCGAACATGGACCGCCTCGCCGCCAGCGGCCTGCGCTACAACCGCTTCCACGTGACCGCGCTGTGCTCGCCGTCCCGCGCGTCCTTCCTCACCGGGCGCAACCATCACGCCGTCGGCCTGGGCTTCCTGGCCGACATCCCGCTCGAGCACCACGGCTACACCGCCCGCCTCGGCCGCCCACGCCGACTGACCCCCTGGGGTCGAACGCCACCGGTGGGCCGGTGCGTACAACGCCCTGCGGATGTTTCGGGACTTCGCCACGGCCACCATGGCCGAGCCCGCCAAGCCCGTACCTCCGGGCGTTCGGTCCCCGCATTGCGGTAG
- a CDS encoding ATP-binding cassette domain-containing protein yields MRYTEHLIELDGVTKGFGKHEVLKGLDLRLPPGIHALLGPNGAGKTTLVNILSTLTPLDSGAARVLGLDVRRDRRELQGLISLTGQYAAVDGRLSGIENLLMMGRLFGLSRRDAAARAADLLDRFDLADAARKRVDAYSGGMRRKLDIAVGLIAHPKLIFLDEPTTGLDTRSRQALWGEISALAATGTSIFLTTQYLEEADVLADRILVLNGGRIVADGTASQLKERVGGSTIQLHDDHGRIVEEIATRGSAGELARHLAALAADRPDVQITVRRPTLDEVFLQLTGRKAA; encoded by the coding sequence ATGCGATACACAGAACACCTCATCGAGCTCGACGGGGTCACCAAGGGCTTCGGGAAGCACGAGGTGCTGAAGGGCCTCGACCTGCGGCTCCCGCCGGGCATCCACGCGCTGCTGGGCCCCAACGGGGCGGGCAAGACCACGCTGGTCAACATCCTGTCCACGCTGACGCCCCTGGACTCCGGCGCCGCCCGCGTCCTCGGCCTGGACGTCCGCCGGGACAGGCGGGAACTCCAGGGACTCATCTCGCTGACCGGCCAGTACGCCGCCGTGGACGGCCGTCTCAGCGGCATCGAGAACCTGCTCATGATGGGGCGGCTCTTCGGGCTCTCCCGCCGCGACGCCGCCGCCCGCGCCGCCGACCTCCTCGACCGCTTCGACCTGGCGGACGCCGCCCGAAAGCGGGTCGACGCCTACTCCGGCGGGATGCGCCGCAAGCTCGACATCGCGGTCGGCCTCATCGCCCACCCGAAGCTGATCTTCCTCGACGAGCCCACCACCGGCCTCGACACCCGCAGCCGGCAGGCGCTGTGGGGCGAGATCAGCGCCCTGGCCGCCACCGGCACCTCGATCTTCCTCACCACCCAGTACCTCGAGGAGGCCGACGTCCTCGCCGACCGGATCCTCGTCCTGAACGGCGGCCGGATCGTCGCCGACGGCACCGCGTCCCAGCTCAAGGAGCGCGTCGGCGGCTCGACCATCCAGCTGCACGACGACCACGGCCGCATCGTCGAGGAGATCGCCACCCGCGGCTCGGCCGGCGAGCTCGCTCGGCACCTCGCGGCCCTCGCCGCGGACCGTCCCGACGTTCAGATCACCGTTCGCCGGCCCACGCTGGACGAGGTGTTCCTCCAGCTCACCGGAAGGAAGGCCGCATGA
- a CDS encoding TetR/AcrR family transcriptional regulator, which produces MGADRRRGRPRDAAADRAALRETLARLDDVGYERLRVADVARTAGLGLGALYRRWPTKYALVVDALRSAAPSREPEPTGDPAEDLVAVLLGLADELAAHGALLAVLLTHPASEAAAAVREAKLRPVRDAARRRLRGMTGHIPDLEIRVDAGAALVVQHLLLHGAAPGRAYIREHVLPLMTGSPVAVPGSVPEVDR; this is translated from the coding sequence ATGGGCGCTGACAGGAGACGCGGACGGCCCCGCGACGCCGCCGCGGACCGGGCGGCGCTGCGGGAGACGCTGGCCCGGCTGGACGACGTCGGCTACGAGCGGCTGCGCGTGGCCGATGTCGCCCGCACCGCCGGGCTCGGCCTCGGCGCGCTCTACCGGCGATGGCCGACCAAGTACGCCCTGGTCGTCGACGCGCTGCGGTCCGCCGCGCCGTCCCGCGAGCCGGAGCCCACCGGCGACCCGGCCGAGGATCTGGTGGCGGTCCTGCTGGGGCTCGCCGACGAACTCGCCGCGCACGGCGCGCTGCTGGCGGTCCTGCTGACCCACCCGGCGTCCGAGGCGGCCGCCGCGGTGCGCGAGGCGAAGCTCCGGCCCGTCCGCGACGCCGCCCGGCGCCGCCTGCGCGGGATGACCGGGCACATCCCCGACCTGGAGATCCGCGTCGACGCCGGAGCGGCGCTGGTCGTCCAGCATCTGCTGCTGCACGGCGCCGCACCCGGTCGCGCGTACATACGCGAGCACGTCCTGCCGCTGATGACCGGCTCGCCGGTCGCCGTCCCCGGCAGCGTCCCGGAAGTCGATCGGTGA
- a CDS encoding Crp/Fnr family transcriptional regulator has translation MSHLLKCSTYRNFRPSELIIHQGDAPKGVWIIVKGQVKVWRADAVGNVDVLAFRGRRDVIGRTALLGERLRSANVEASERSTVALVPSGTYLELMERHGLGDRVLGDISDRLAESLIVRGGSNPSARLAFLLTRVLDRRGTAEGTRKAGPVVLRSTHEDLGRHLGMPRNAISRMLGELGDAGVRTRRGQIEIVDNEKLRALARIVQV, from the coding sequence ATGTCGCATCTGCTGAAATGCTCCACATATAGAAACTTTCGTCCGAGCGAGCTAATTATTCACCAGGGTGACGCCCCCAAGGGGGTCTGGATCATCGTGAAAGGTCAGGTGAAGGTCTGGCGTGCGGACGCCGTAGGGAACGTGGACGTTCTGGCGTTTCGCGGCCGGCGTGACGTGATCGGCCGCACTGCCCTGCTCGGCGAACGACTCCGATCCGCGAACGTGGAGGCATCGGAGCGGAGCACAGTGGCATTGGTGCCGAGCGGCACCTACCTCGAGCTCATGGAGCGGCACGGTCTCGGCGACCGCGTCTTGGGCGACATCAGCGATCGGCTCGCCGAGTCGCTCATCGTACGCGGCGGGAGCAATCCTTCCGCTCGGCTTGCCTTCCTGCTCACCCGGGTTCTCGATCGCCGAGGTACCGCCGAGGGGACGCGGAAGGCCGGGCCTGTGGTCCTGCGTTCGACGCATGAGGACTTGGGACGCCATCTCGGAATGCCCAGGAACGCCATCTCCCGGATGTTGGGGGAGTTGGGGGACGCGGGCGTCCGCACGCGGCGCGGACAGATCGAAATCGTCGACAACGAGAAGCTCCGGGCCCTCGCCCGGATCGTCCAGGTATGA
- a CDS encoding response regulator transcription factor, translated as MSVDETAPLRVLVVDGDPRVRADVIALLESSDELSVVADTSEASAALALAERLRPDVVLLDAAAARLAAALGRTARVFVLAAPGDAAVEPAVRDGACGHLVPGAFTPHDLIRGVRDASRVSLGLSAREAEVMDLIATGRSNGEIARQLFLSEKTIKNHVNRIYAKLGVSSRATAIALWRGMMSVMPAKD; from the coding sequence ATGAGTGTCGATGAAACGGCCCCCCTGCGCGTGCTGGTGGTGGACGGCGACCCCCGCGTCCGCGCCGACGTGATCGCCCTGCTGGAGTCCAGCGACGAGCTCTCCGTCGTCGCCGACACGTCCGAGGCGTCCGCGGCCCTCGCACTCGCCGAGCGGCTGCGTCCCGACGTCGTCCTGCTGGACGCCGCCGCGGCCCGGCTCGCCGCCGCGCTCGGCCGCACCGCGCGCGTGTTCGTCCTGGCCGCCCCCGGCGACGCGGCCGTCGAACCGGCCGTCCGGGACGGCGCGTGCGGCCACCTCGTCCCCGGCGCCTTCACCCCGCACGACCTCATCCGCGGCGTCCGCGACGCCTCCCGCGTCTCGCTCGGCCTGTCCGCCCGCGAGGCCGAGGTGATGGACCTCATCGCCACCGGCCGCTCCAACGGCGAGATCGCCCGGCAGCTCTTCCTCAGCGAGAAGACGATCAAGAACCACGTCAACCGCATCTACGCCAAGCTGGGCGTCAGCTCCCGCGCCACCGCGATCGCCCTGTGGCGGGGCATGATGAGCGTCATGCCGGCGAAGGACTGA
- a CDS encoding VOC family protein, producing MTSQLNPYISFDGDAREAMEFYRSVLGGELTMHTFGEYGDASAPEAEKIMHGTLRSEAGFTLMGADSPPGMPYNPGDNISISLSGDDAAALRGYWAKLSEGGTVGVPLETQMWGDEFGQCTDRFGITWMVNIAGSSA from the coding sequence GTGACATCGCAGCTCAATCCCTACATCAGCTTCGACGGCGACGCCCGGGAGGCGATGGAGTTCTACCGGAGCGTCCTCGGCGGCGAGCTGACGATGCACACCTTCGGCGAGTACGGCGATGCGAGCGCGCCCGAGGCCGAGAAGATCATGCACGGCACGCTGCGGTCCGAGGCGGGCTTCACGCTCATGGGCGCCGACAGCCCGCCCGGGATGCCGTACAACCCCGGCGACAACATCAGCATCAGCCTGAGCGGCGACGACGCCGCCGCGCTGCGCGGGTACTGGGCGAAGCTGTCCGAGGGCGGCACCGTGGGGGTCCCGCTGGAGACGCAGATGTGGGGCGACGAGTTCGGCCAGTGCACCGACCGTTTCGGCATCACCTGGATGGTCAACATCGCCGGCTCGTCCGCCTGA
- a CDS encoding LLM class flavin-dependent oxidoreductase has translation MRFGVLLDHQYEHGDDIHRRTGELVEFTQHVRDLGFDSVFGIHHYLSSLSTPQPLPLLSRLIDHSGSMQIGTGILILPMGHPVHWAEEIATIDQMSGGRFVLGIGSGYREDEFRSFGIERRTRVSRMNESLEVMRKLWTGEQVSHEGKHFRLDGVRCSVLPAQRPGPPVWVGANGPIGIKRIAGQGLPWIAPSNVRRNWAVGNLADYRAARRAAGFGEDGATFPIHRDLCVADSFEDAYAMAGTAVRASYGEYVQYGMDFFDTQWEGIKHKALFFGSPDDIAAKIEDFGQAGFDHFVFRAQWLGLPIERSVEIVERFARDVMPRFRP, from the coding sequence GTGAGGTTCGGCGTCCTGCTGGACCACCAGTACGAGCACGGCGACGACATCCACCGCCGCACGGGCGAACTCGTCGAGTTCACCCAGCACGTCCGGGACCTCGGCTTCGACTCGGTGTTCGGCATCCACCACTACCTCTCGTCGCTGAGCACGCCCCAGCCGCTCCCGCTGCTGTCGCGGCTCATCGACCATTCGGGCTCCATGCAGATCGGGACGGGCATCCTGATCCTCCCGATGGGGCACCCGGTCCACTGGGCGGAGGAGATCGCGACGATCGACCAGATGTCCGGCGGCCGGTTCGTGCTCGGCATCGGTTCGGGGTACCGCGAGGACGAGTTCAGATCGTTCGGCATCGAACGGCGCACGAGGGTCTCGCGGATGAACGAGTCGCTGGAGGTGATGCGGAAGCTGTGGACCGGCGAGCAGGTCTCGCACGAGGGGAAGCACTTCCGGCTCGACGGGGTGCGGTGCAGCGTGCTGCCCGCGCAGCGTCCCGGCCCGCCCGTCTGGGTGGGCGCGAACGGCCCGATCGGCATCAAGCGCATCGCCGGGCAGGGGCTGCCGTGGATCGCGCCGTCCAACGTCCGCCGGAACTGGGCGGTCGGCAACCTCGCCGACTACCGGGCCGCGCGGCGGGCGGCCGGGTTCGGGGAGGACGGCGCGACCTTCCCGATCCACCGCGACCTGTGCGTCGCCGACTCGTTCGAGGACGCGTACGCGATGGCCGGCACCGCGGTCCGCGCGTCCTACGGCGAGTACGTCCAGTACGGGATGGACTTCTTCGACACGCAGTGGGAGGGCATCAAGCACAAGGCCCTGTTCTTCGGCTCGCCCGACGACATCGCGGCCAAGATCGAGGACTTCGGCCAGGCCGGGTTCGACCACTTCGTCTTCCGGGCGCAGTGGCTCGGACTGCCGATCGAGCGGTCCGTCGAGATCGTGGAGAGGTTCGCGCGCGACGTGATGCCGAGGTTCCGCCCATGA
- a CDS encoding helix-turn-helix domain-containing protein, whose translation MSAAPLTFAEVFGLPLAVNMRTAARALGINVQTAYRMVHEDRFPCEVIRVGYHYRIPTISLMNALGIDQFPIDIEHLENGVQLALEMEEPR comes from the coding sequence GTGAGCGCCGCACCGCTGACCTTCGCCGAGGTGTTCGGCCTGCCGCTGGCCGTGAACATGCGAACGGCCGCCCGAGCGCTCGGCATCAACGTCCAGACGGCCTACCGGATGGTTCACGAGGACCGGTTCCCGTGCGAGGTCATCCGGGTGGGCTACCACTACCGCATTCCGACGATCTCGCTCATGAACGCGCTCGGCATCGATCAATTCCCGATCGACATCGAGCATCTGGAGAACGGCGTCCAGCTCGCACTGGAGATGGAGGAGCCCCGATGA
- a CDS encoding TetR/AcrR family transcriptional regulator codes for MGDTTETGLPQALEIAWGMRAAPQRGPSRALTHDRIVAAAIEIADADGLGAVTMQAVAKSLDFTTMSLYRYVSGKDDLVRLMQDAAVSLPDEVELPDDWRDALRTWAGLVRDAYRARPWVLEAPRGQWSVLMPSSVRAADLGLAALADLELTDGEKIAAILLISLHVASMVQLEQSLAEEGEVTATPAGVEMLREVITTERFPHLGPVMAAGGYVTGADPGVEVDPDEVAGVDAEFDLGLDVLIAGLEAIERRRRPSCG; via the coding sequence ATGGGAGACACGACCGAGACCGGCCTGCCGCAGGCACTGGAGATCGCCTGGGGGATGCGGGCGGCCCCGCAGCGCGGACCGAGCCGCGCGCTGACGCACGACCGGATCGTCGCCGCCGCCATCGAGATCGCCGACGCCGACGGGCTCGGCGCCGTGACGATGCAGGCGGTGGCGAAGTCGCTCGACTTCACGACGATGTCGCTCTACCGGTACGTCTCCGGCAAGGACGACCTCGTCCGCCTCATGCAGGACGCCGCGGTGAGCCTCCCCGACGAGGTCGAACTGCCGGACGACTGGCGCGACGCCCTGCGAACGTGGGCGGGACTGGTGCGGGACGCCTACCGCGCCCGGCCCTGGGTCCTCGAGGCCCCGCGCGGGCAGTGGTCCGTCCTCATGCCCTCCTCGGTGCGCGCCGCCGACCTCGGGCTCGCGGCGCTGGCCGACCTCGAGCTGACCGACGGCGAGAAGATCGCCGCCATCCTGCTCATCTCCCTGCACGTCGCGTCGATGGTGCAGCTGGAGCAGTCGCTCGCCGAGGAGGGCGAGGTCACCGCGACCCCGGCGGGCGTGGAGATGCTGCGCGAGGTCATCACCACCGAGCGCTTCCCCCACCTGGGGCCCGTCATGGCGGCGGGCGGCTACGTCACGGGAGCCGATCCGGGGGTGGAGGTGGACCCGGACGAGGTGGCGGGCGTGGACGCCGAGTTCGATCTCGGCCTCGACGTGCTCATCGCCGGACTCGAGGCGATCGAACGGCGCCGCCGTCCTAGCTGCGGCTGA